Proteins co-encoded in one Malus domestica chromosome 09, GDT2T_hap1 genomic window:
- the LOC139187968 gene encoding uncharacterized protein isoform X1: MLHLKVEGQLIMFTAHTVGRTKYQITGCAGQGGFAQVYKAYVNCNPDDVVAFKVKSTGLISLLLMTSVLPDSFSFCNLWLIQKPAFPWEFYMYYCIVNLINGSQARKGQALVSLIECISILTVASLSPTILLVEHFRMQ; this comes from the exons ATGCTCCATCTGAAGGTAGAAGGTCAACTTATCATGTTCACTGCCCACACTGTAGGTCGTACGAAGTACCAGATCACTGGTTGTGCAGGCCAGGGTGGCTTTGCTCAAGTATACAAGGCATATGTCAACTGTAATCCTGATGATGTTGTTGCATTTAAGGTAAAATCTACCGGACTTATTTCTCTCCTATTGATGACCAGTGTATTACCGGATAGTTTCAGTTTTTGTAATCTGTGGCTGATACAAAAGCCTGCTTTCCCTTGGGAGTTTTATATGTATTATTGTATCGTCAACTTGATCAACGGATCTCAGGCAAGGAA AGGTCAAGCTTTGGTTTCGCTCATAGAATGCATCTCTATCCTGACTGTAGCATCCTTGTCTCCGACTATCTTGCTGGTGGAACACTTCAG GATGCAATAA
- the LOC139187968 gene encoding mitotic checkpoint serine/threonine-protein kinase BUB1-like isoform X2, whose product MLHLKVEGQLIMFTAHTVGRTKYQITGCAGQGGFAQVYKAYVNCNPDDVVAFKVKSTGLISLLLMTSVLPDSFSFCNLWLIQKPAFPWEFYMYYCIVNLINGSQARNILVSDYLAGGTLQDAINLNTRKTGPY is encoded by the exons ATGCTCCATCTGAAGGTAGAAGGTCAACTTATCATGTTCACTGCCCACACTGTAGGTCGTACGAAGTACCAGATCACTGGTTGTGCAGGCCAGGGTGGCTTTGCTCAAGTATACAAGGCATATGTCAACTGTAATCCTGATGATGTTGTTGCATTTAAGGTAAAATCTACCGGACTTATTTCTCTCCTATTGATGACCAGTGTATTACCGGATAGTTTCAGTTTTTGTAATCTGTGGCTGATACAAAAGCCTGCTTTCCCTTGGGAGTTTTATATGTATTATTGTATCGTCAACTTGATCAACGGATCTCAGGCAAGGAA CATCCTTGTCTCCGACTATCTTGCTGGTGGAACACTTCAG GATGCAATAAACTTGAACACACGGAAAACTGGACCTTACTAA
- the LOC103444444 gene encoding ADP,ATP carrier protein 3, mitochondrial-like — protein sequence MADGSSRPSIFQKTYGQSYLISRLSPKLHTSNYAVTGAYANGALQSPLLRTFDGTALAQVSPLSPIMAQAPAEKGAAGFAVDFLMGGVSAAVSKTAAAPIERVKLLIQNQDEMIKTGRLSEPYKGISDCFARTIKDEGVLSLWRGNTANVIRYFPTQALNFAFKDYFKRLFNFKKDRDGYWKWFAGNLASGGAAGASSLLFVYSLDYARTRLANDAKAAKKGGERQFNGLVDVYKKTLKSDGIAGLYRGFSISCVGIIVYRGLYFGMYDSLKPVVLTGGLQDSFVASFLLGWGITIGAGLASYPIDTVRRRMMMTSGEAVKYNSSLDAFKQIIKNEGAKSLFKGAGANILRAVAGAGVLAGYDKLQVVLLGKKYGSGGGG from the exons ATGGCTGATGGGTCGTCACGTCCATCGATATTTCAGAAAACATATGGGCAATCTTACCTCATATCTAGGCTTTCCCCCAAGTTGCACACAAGCAACTATGCGGTGACTGGTGCTTATGCCAATGGAGCTTTGCAGAGCCCCCTGCTGCGAACTTTTGATGGCACTGCCCTTGCACAAGTCTCTCCGTTGTCCCCCATTATGGCACAGGCTCCGGCAGAGAAAGGTGCAGCTGGTTTTGCTGTGGATTTTCTCATGGGAGGCGTGTCTGCTGCTGTTTCCAAAACTGCTGCTGCTCCTATCGAGCGTGTTAAACTACTTATACAGAATCAGGATGAGATGATCAAGACTGGTCGACTTTCTGAACCATACAAGGGTATAAGTGACTGCTTTGCCCGAACAATTAAGGATGAAGGTGTCCTTTCTCTGTGGAGAGGGAATACTGCTAATGTTATCAGATACTTTCCTACCCAG GCCTTAAACTTTGCTTTCAAGGATTACTTCAAGAGGCTTTtcaacttcaagaaggataGAGATGGCTACTGGAAGTGGTTTGCTGGGAACCTGGCATCAGGTGGTGCTGCTGGCGCTTCATCTCTTCTTTTTGTGTACTCTCTGGATTATGCAAGAACACGGTTGGCAAATGATGCCAAGGCTGCCAAAAAGGGTGGTGAAAGGCAGTTTAATGGTTTGGTTGATGTTTACAAGAAAACCCTCAAGTCTGATGGCATCGCTGGGCTATATCGAGGATTCAGTATCTCTTGTGTTGGAATTATCGTTTACCGTGGGCTTTACTTTGGAATGTACGATTCGCTGAAACCTGTGGTTCTAACTGGTGGCCTGCAG GATAGCTTCGTTGCTAGTTTCTTGCTGGGATGGGGAATTACTATCGGTGCTGGATTAGCTTCTTACCCAATTGACACAGTGCGCAGAAGGATGATGATGACCTCAGGAGAAGCAGTTAAATACAATAGCTCTTTGGACGCATTTAAGCAAATCATCAAAAACGAGGGTGCTAAGTCGCTGTTTAAGGGTGCTGGAGCGAACATATTGCGTGCTGTTGCAGGTGCCGGTGTGCTAGCTGGCTATGACAAGCTGCAGGTCGTACTTCTTGGCAAGAAGTATGGGTCTGGTGGCGGTGGTTAA